DNA from Labrus bergylta chromosome 3, fLabBer1.1, whole genome shotgun sequence:
ATGATGAAGATTTGTAAAAAGCCACAGAGCCAAAGAGTCGGCCATGTTGCTCTGCCAGCAGGCCGACAAAAGACTAACGAAACACTActtcaaaaagcatttttttcccaAGTGTCTGGACCGGCGTAGATTCTTCTGAGTACTTCAGAGGGGAGTGTAAGATGAACCCTAAACAGTTCTTTCAATTTACAACTCAGTGCTACCAAACACAGAAATCAGCCGTTGTAAAACATCTGTAGTCTGTCACAACGACATGACGAGCTGGAGTCCGACTCACACGATGTAGACTGTATCTATCAACCTGAGATCTGCCGACTGCTGCAGACAAAGTTGTCCTTTCATTCTGCTGTCTATTCAGAAACCTCTTTTCTCGTAACCCAGCCAATAGTTGCCCATGGGCAAAGTTCCTGAGTATAAACACAGACTGAATAAAGTGGATGTAAAATCTCAGGCAAATAAGTGAAGCTATTCTGGAgcgtttaattaaaaaatacaaattccaTTGTTGCATTCAccaaagtgctctgtggatggaaagtataGCAGTAACaagctttggataaaagcgtctgctaagtgaattgtagaattgtagaacttGAGTTACGAGAACATCAAATCGACTGAAGAGACAAACTGCTTTTCTCTGcatccagcagggggcgacatAACAGGTTGTAAAAAAGCAGTCAGATTGTAGAAGTCTTTGAGAAAATGGTCCTACTAATGAGTTCATATTCTCCATCTCTAGCTTTAAGTATTCTGAtttacagcatgatgttcattcaGTAAATTAAGGTCCCACTTAGAGTCAAACACACCACAAAGCAGGGGCGGAGTCAGAGCAGGGCTACCTGCGATTGGCCAATCATTTCCACAAAGACCTGAATAATGTTTGGTGATCATTTGGTCAGTaataaagttttgtttaaaaCCTGTTCTTAGTGAGCCAAATACTAACAACCCAATCAGCAGTATCATAGTTGCAGAAGTTATTACTGTAAAGCAGCTTGCAATAGAGCGAGCACTAGCTTAGCTGTGCAAACCTCGAGACAAGCCACCCACTTGGCTGTCTTGAAATGAAGAGTATTTTCAATAAAACTTCACCTccataaggtttttttttatcagatataTCACCACTGTCTTCATGTGGAAGTTTTTGACACAATGAGGgagaaagcttttaaaaaagggGCACCACTTGCGCCCAGATAGCCTAGCTGTTAGGTTGCACCCCATTTACGGAGACTGTTGTCCTCTAGTGAGTGGCACGGGGGACAAGTCAGACTCACAGCTGCTTTCCTACATGTGTTTGCCCACTCTCTCTGAATTCCTTCTCTGTCCTCCGTCTTGTCGCTTAATGCATGCATACGAGTTCAAAATTGAATATAATAAAAAGTACCAACACCTTCTTGGTTTAGCAGTGGgcttcccagcatgctttgcagACAGCTCGCTGCACAGCCCAGGTTGATGGTGTCACTTCGTAACAGCTAACTTCTTCATTGTGTCAAAATTTGTCACACCATGAAAATGGTGACATACTGGTTGGAAGAGAAACTTTAAGAAGTGcagtttttattgaaaaatTATTTAAGTCTAGACAACAGGTGAGCAGTGGACCTGGCTTGCATATTCTAAAgcgaaggtttttttttttttttagcagtggGTCTACACCATTTAATGTTGCTAACTCCTCTCTCCTTTACagctccactctctcctccaaatgCAGTCGATTCtggctccaaaaaaaaacaggatggtGATAGACAAAATGTTTTGACCCAGTTGGTGATTTCAGAGTGGTCATGTGTACTATACAGTGTTTGTAAACTTAGACATATAGTGATGCACAAATCATGAGTCTgattcagtttttgtttgtaaGGGAAACAGACAAGAGTTTTTTTAACAggtctacaattctacaattcacttagcagacgcttttatccaaagcgacgtacatcagagagtaagtacaacacaagcaaggatctagaaaataaaagggaacaatgtcagtaagagcaaacaatcagctttgagtctgattggacacacaggtgctgacaggaagtgaccagaggcaaagcacaattCAGCACAATCAGTTCTTGAGAGcgctaatcagtatagaaaccatcttataagtcatcgttatcaaacaaaaaccatcatcattaccatcatcatcatcaataatatggagaccatcatcattaagttagtaggtattcatgaaagagctgggtctttagctttttcttaaaggtgcagagggactctgcagatccaatggagtttggaagttcattccaccaccggggggcaacagaggagaagagtctagtcagcgtggGTCACCACATTGTTTTAAACAAGCATCTGCAAGTCGGATGTATGATGTCCAACGTTATTTTGATGGGAGGGTCATCTAAAGCCGCTCCTTCCCAACATCTGCCGGAGTATCACAGAGTTTATTTGACACCAGTTAAACCGTGACACACCGGACATCCTCTTATAGCTACCTTGTGGAAAAAAAGATCTCTTGACACATACAATTGTGTACTTTGCAGTAATCTCCAGGATGTTAAATATTGAAATTTGGCAGATGGTTTCTGTGTGTTAAGATTCCAACATACTGCCTGGCCAGATGCAAAGACATAAACTCAGCTAGACATCTGCATTCTCCTTCTTAGATCTTCAACAACAATATTCTATAGAAactggtttcatgtttttttcacgTTCCTATGCTGACATCCAACGGTGCAACAAGACATTTATTCCCCTAAAACACGCATCTGGCCtttatctctgtgtttctttctacTTGACCTCACTGTTTTTCTGTCACCAGAATGCATGTGTAACTTGCTGTGatgaaaaaagttcaaaatgtgTCCATAAAGTTTGACACAGAGTGCAGTGTGAACAGTAAGGGTTcagtgtaatgtaatgtaatacaTCAAATCTGATATGGCCTTAACATTATTGTAATATAAGGTCACTCTTGGGCTATTTCCTCCTGAGTTTAAACCTTGAATCACTCATTCCCTTACTCATTTCTGTCCAAACTCGTGAAAACCCCTCAAAgtgttaaaatgtaatgttgtaactgagcatgtataaactgttcctttaaatcaaacagatCAAGTACAGATTGGTGTCACAAGTTAAAACAGCAAACATCATCCCTCAGactgaatgtttctgttttagaCTGAGTGTAATGTACAAACACTCCCAAATCTCTCAGATTCATAAACCACAACGAGACTGGTTCAAACTATTTGACTAAAAGAAAGTTTTTCTTAATGAGTCACCATcgttttcattgttttgagcaaaaatgtgtgtgtgtgtcagacagagTGTGTACGTGCTGTGTGTCagacaatgtgtttgtgttgcatgtcgacactgtgttttttgtgtctccGTATTGGTGCACACTCACAGATCCGTACAGCTTCCCTTTACGGTTCATGGCCACAAAGAGTCTGCTCCGGACGCCCAGCAGAGTCACCACGCCTCTCTCTACCGGAGAGATCTCCAGcagacctgcagagagacaaataatgcacactcagaaacacacacactggagaaTGATGGAGGGATCTACAGTTGCTGCTCACATTGATGCTGCAGGTGTTGCTGCTGCAGGTGTGGCTCTGAGCAGGACGGATCCCTTTCACAAACAGATGATTTACTGTCCAGTTTTACATTAAAGCAAAATCAAATCctgtttaaaatctttttttttcttttaaacccattttaaaactcacactAGAACCAGACAGGACACAATTACTTCACACAGTTTAAGAAAAACACGGATGTGGATGATTCTGGATGGAAATAACTTTTAAGATTTTAAGATGTactgatgatgtgtttttagttttttctttgttcccacttaataaaagctttaaagtgACTTCTTGACGTCCCCTAAAATATCTGCCTCATCTCAAAAATAGTCCGGAGGTGCACTAAGCATCACAGTCACAGGAGGATTATTACATCTGGGGACTAAACATTAGTAAACTCTTCTTCAGTggtgtttctgtctctgctggAGTGAACATGTCTCTTAGAGCAGCTGTGTCCTAACTTTAGGATCTGTCTGAGTCACTGCAGGCTCTGGTTACACATGGCACGGATCTGCTCAGAGGCACTGCGGCAGGACAGGATCCAGATGTTGCTACTAAATGCACGGATCAATAACTGCAAACTTCACTGACTGAAGCATCTCAtcagagggagaaggagaggtgTTAGAGAGTAAAAACACACTGTAAGAATTTGGCTTAATTGTGTTTTATATAGAGGATTGGAttgtctcaaatttacaatcaCCTTTTTTGTTATCAAAGTTATTTAAACGGTGAAAAGTCATTCCACCAATCAGCGCGTCTAAAGTGTAAAGTGAAATAATCAGCAggttcttgttttattttattttatgatacTTGGTCAAACTTACTGTGACGGTTTTCGTTGTGAACTCCCATTATTTTTCCGTCCGGTAACACCTGGATGTGGAAGCCGATGCCCACGTTGCAGTAGAGTCTCCGCAGACGTTTAATGCCTTGCAGGTAGTTGCTGTCCCGGCCCATCTCCTCGCGCTTCTCCCCCGGGATCCGCGCCAGGGAGCGTGAGTACATGGCCTCCCAGCGCTCCGCCGTGCCATTCAGGCCGGGGGCGCATCCCGTCAGTCCGACCACCAGAGCCAGCACCAGGACCGTCCGCAGGGCCGACAGAGAGCCCATCCCGGGTCTGGCTGTGAGAGCAGCAGCCTCCCGGCGTTTGTCTTTCCAGTGAAGcgagaagaagacgaagaagacgCAGCGGCTCATTCCCAGACCGAGCGGCGCAATGCGCGCTGCAGCCATGCCGCTATATTTATACCTGCAGACGCATtacatcactcacacacacacacacacacacacacacacacacacacacacacacacacacacacacacacacacacacacacacacacacacacacacacacacacacacacactggctctTTCTTCAAACTAAATAATAGCTCTCTTATCGGAGAATAAAGAGTTATTCTAATAAAGAACTTCTTTGTGTGGGGCTTCACTATCAGCAGCAGAAGATCATAATTGATGTATGGGAGGATGTAAAATGGGAAACGGACTGTGGTGTCGGGACAGGAGACAGTTCTATAAATGAACAATAACAGGAAAAAACACGGGTCCAATTGAAgcgatgaaaaaaaaaaggctcggACTTAAGAGCGCTGCGGGGAAATCATGTCCTTATAGAACACAATGGAAAGACTAAATAGAGAGTTTGCAGCCTGATAAGTAGGCTGTCATTGTCACTGAACAGCTCACACACTGTAAGCTTTGTGAACACTGGTGTGTCATGTGGAAATATTTTTAGGTCACCGTTAAAGGAAGAGTTCACCTGTTCCTTTGAAAGTTTTAAAACTTCATCCCGGTCCTGCTTCGGtaattatattacatttaaagttcatctaaacattacaaaaaaacgTGTAACACATATGTAAGTTGAAACATAGGGGAAACCGGGGTTTTGTTGCCAGTGTCACCCTTCTTCTCTGCTCATCATCTCACGAAAGTCATTAAGTTACATTTTCTAATTGATTTCACTTTTCAATATTATTATTGAGCCTTATTGAAACACCAAgttattaagcctttaaaagcCCCAATCACAGGGGCAGTGTGTCCCATGTTATCCAAACCCAcccaaatattaaaaaacaacaacatttgtaccgttttgtttgtttgattttttttattttgaggggAATTCAAATCAAGAACACGTCAGCATctaaacatgttgatgttttttctgtttgtctgtttttataaaaacCGAAATAATCACATAACATTTTTAAGACTTCTACATCCTCAGTGAGATGTGTTTTCCCCTAAAAACCAATAAAACAGATACATGGTGACAACATAAATCATGCTCCTATGATCTTTGTAGAACACATGGTGTCAATCAGTGACACATGGGATTTTATTTCATAGATCTTTTTGTCAATTTtagaaaatatgaagaaaaacactcaaattgGAGCTGAAACTTCAATATTTTACTAGATTGAGGAAACATGGcatatgcttttatttcttgtcttatttaaaaaaaaatcttgttgaAAATGTGTGAATTTGATACagcagaggttaaaggtcatgtTTCACACAATACATACCATTAAGCAATGTATCTTTAAAGTGGAACCTggaatatttataaatatatatatatatatatatatatatatatatgtatatatatatatatatatatatatatatatatttgagttATTTGATGTGTGTATGGGTCACTTGCTCATAACTTTCCTTTCTCaattcattttcacaaacaaTAATCAATTTAGATGTTATATGTAGTAATATTGAATTTTTTTGGTACATatttagaaagaaaataagtaaagctaacatcaacaaaaacagtcAATAAAGGGGAAAATGAAAAGAAGCGAGTCTCAGAGGAGGGACAAATAAAATCTTccagaggtaaaataaaaaaactgtgtttttaattatcGTACTAGTATTTTTTAATCAGCATATTTAAATGTCAATGCCTGATGTATCAGATATGATACAACACAAAATATACATTgtgttatattaaaaaaaaaacatctttgaagtTCATGTATCGACTTCAGATTCAAAGAATTAGAATTTTAGCTGCGTGGATGTTAAACCTGCACGCCACGATcgtttgaattatttttcatgaaaagaagtGACATGAAGGAATGTACAGTGTCTGATATTGTTTGCAGTAAATAATGAATGTAACAGTTAGTGAAACCCTGAGACAACTAACCCCGCCTTCAAGTGAAGAGCTGTCAATGCTTTAACAACGCTAGCATTTTCATACTCCTGAACATTTGGAGGACATATcatgcccctgaaatcttcctgattgtttgttcacacattcacctcacagtgggagactatccatGTGggatgagagtgtgtgtgtgtgtgtgtgtgtgtgtgtgtgtgtgtgtgtgtgtgtgtgtgtggggggtggggggggttagacacacttcaacacaatgacacaatgatGGCAAGTTTTACCTTCATATCAGTGCAAAGTGTTGTTCAACATTTCTAATAGTATCAGtgagagcggagaagaacatatCATTATGTAGCCGTTTCTGTTCAGTTTTGTTGCATGGAGATCTTACCAGCTGTGTGGTTTTACAGTCTGTAGTCACACTCCAGTTTGCAggatataatatatatataatatcaCCCCCCCTGGCAGGACAGATTCTGAGTAAAGTCAAGAGTGAAAAAacgtggctgtttgcgttcacacatgctgcCCACCCTGAACATTTTAGGAGTTTTCAGGAGATTTGTAAATTTGTAAGAAAGGCTCAAGAATCTGACGACAAATTAGTCTCTATTGTGGTTGCAATGTCGCAATCTCAACTGCTAATGCAAATTCAACCAGTCTCCATTCATTTTGTGAGGCCTTGCAATGTAATCCATATATTTGATCAATCAGCTTTGCCCATCCCCCAAGTGTAATCATTTACATAATTTCACTCACTTCTATCTTATCTGTTAAGAAGATGAAGACTTGAGACATGAAAAGCtaatttttaaacaacaaaaatgaacttCATTCAAGTTGATTTCCTGATTCCTTTACACATAAGACGGGTTGAACTTGTACGCATGTGGTGTAACACCAAAGAACAAGTAATCAACTGGCAAGTGAGCTACAAAGATAAACACATCTAGAAATTCGCTGGTGTTTGCATGAATGTGTAGAATTACTTGGAAATCATATATATTTAAtggttgttgatgatgatgtttaaaaaTCGGAAAATATTGAACCTTTCCCTGAAATTGATGTGCCGCAAAATCAGGCACGTCAGGCCTTAACAATCAAAAAAAGGTCACCAAGTCCTGGAGTGATAACATGTTTATTCATACAaatttttgattaaaaatgacttaaaaggactcttaaaggcttcatatgtgattttttgatccagcagatgtcgcctttgagcaccagcattaaaacaaaaacaacttgctagcatgctaatgctagtgatctttattatgctggtatcttcacactgcatgtaaatttacctgaaatgagcgtgatctagaaacacagttaagcagtgagtacagtatgttattcttcttttctctagtccctcaattaaacaacttttatacgtgaggggaggagtcagccggccgtccgggcgatgtaaacaaagtgaagataggactctgaaaactctgaaaacatcacagacagtgggactcgggtgttacacccattgtagacagtcatgactcacagagttattttcagaggatatacttgatttatattatatttaagtgtgaaaaatcacatagaaagcctctAACAAAGACAAGTTGTCCAAACACTAATTTGTTTGTTTCCCCAGGAAACATGTCCTGACAATAAGAAGCATACCATCCTGAGACAGCCCTCCTTTTCTCATGACACAGAAATGATCAAATGATTCTTCTATAACTTAAAACAGATTGTTTTATAGAGTATCAACTGAACCTAATATTTACAGGGGAAACACAAAATATCTCTAAATggtcttattattattttacagctcTGTATGGTCATTCACttgaatgattgacaggtgtcatgGCGACGCCCCCTTGATTTGCTGATCATTCGGGCAGAATTCCTGAAGCACACTGGTTAGAGGTTATTAACAAATGACAAAACTGTAGAGTTACAGACTGTACAAGAGATGATAAGAAAGTAGATGTTCTAATGTTTTATTGAACATTGTTAAATGGATAGTTCAGTATTTTTGATGAGGTATACTTGTCAAtagtaatacatttttattttgtgttggcTTGGCTCATTTTTAAGTTGGATGTCTTTGTTGTCTCTTTCAAAACAGCCTATCAGTGTGCTTCAGGCGGAGCACCCTGTATGTGGTGTGCAGAAGTTGTGATAATATCAAGTGGCTTGCTAGTGGAAAAGTAAAGTAGTGAGATATTTTATCAATAAACATACCATTGACAAGAACCTCAAACTACCCAGTCTCTACAAAAATACTTAACTATTCCTTTAAGTCAAATAGATCATTTATAAAATTACCCCATGCTAATTCTGTTAACCCTTTAGTGGTGATTTCCATTATGCGTTAGCATCGAGCTAAGATGTACACTCGCAGTCTGTCAGTGAGACGTTTCGGCCGTCTAGGagaataaagcaaaaaaaaccccactgatgacatcacagtgttGATATTTGATATCCCTTTACACCCTTTAGATCGTCTGTAATAAGCACAATGATAACCCAACCCCGGTCTCCCCTATTTTTTCCCTCAAGATCACACATGTGAtcacacacaaatgtttaaTCAACACGTAATAACAtagaaataaatgtgtgttataACTAAAAATTAAAAGTGTGTGTATAACACATAGAAGGGTTTCTTTTGTCACATGTATTTCTTTGGTGTTTGGACTcccatgtgatttttttttaaagtttctgttaattgtgtatttgttttttatttttttatactttttaataaGATGAATATAAAACTAGGAGGGAGACATTGTGGGTGTTTCTATTTGCAGACAGCAGCTCTGGACTCTTTCAGGTCCACATCAAAGTAAGTAGCAGGTTAACATGTCCCCATGGACGAcgttttaaagacagaaaactgTGAAACAACAGCTTCTTGTTCAAGTGATTTAACGTCTTTGATGAGTGATCCCTGACTTTGGATGCATTGGTGCGTGTCTCTGCgtgtgcattgaaataaatcaaactaaacagctctccctctctctttgtttcatcATTTCATTCCTTCTGAATTGTCGTCGGTGCTAACATTTAGCCTCCACGCAGACTGTCTCTTTATGAGTCGGGGCCCTgaaggccccccccccctcgcctcTCTTTGATCTCTGGGGTGGCTCCTCATCGACCACGCATGACATGTTTTCTCACGTTCACATCCGGCTGATCCTCAATGTACAACCACAGCGTTTCTTTGTGAGCAGCGAAATGGCTCCTTGAATGAACGCTAACAGATCTGAGAGACCGTCCCGCGGTGCGTCAGGACCCTTTGGCTGGCGACTTCAGAGCGCGTCAAGATGGCTGACATCCAAACAAGTACCCTGTCTGGACCTTCAGGTaaccagctgtcaatcaaaccttCAAGATGGCCGACAGAAACAAACCTAAAAACTATCTTTGTTCAGGATCACTAATGGATGCTGTATCACTGACAGAACATCAAACCTTCAAGGAAATTAATTTTGACTCATTTCAAAAGTCTAGAGAAACGTCAGACCACTGAATCTGACATTTCATTCCTGattccaaaaacatgaacacgcCACATGGATGATAACAAATAAGTGTATAATAAGACACCGTATTAGTAAAGCGTAAGGCAGTAGGCCTAAATGAAAGTTATACACCTCAAACTGTGTGAGAAAAGGTTGTCTTCTTTTTGATATCAGGTATGATACGATCTCCTTTATTCTTATGAACTATACTATCGAAaagaaccaaagatttaaaaaccaCCAGATATAAAGTCGAATTTTAAAACCAGAAGTCGCTgcgagagaaaaagagagagcactgtctgaATTGCAACCAAACATTGCAATCTTATTCGGGGCATTcaaacagtgtgcaggagtttgcctgcaatgtTTAgtataaaaaacaacttttcaacACTTGTTTGTAATGAgtgaatgcatttttaaatgtatctaaaTTTCAATTTAATTCATGCATATGGATCAGTCCTTAACTGCTAATGTTTGCTACCATTGATAGTTCATGAAAACCAAAAATCACAGCTCATGAACAGTATTTACCAACGCTGCCAGGATTCTTTCAATGGACAGCAAAGcaacactgcaagctaccgAAAGCTAGCACTAGCTAACCACAggtgtttgattgtttttaaatacttaATTAATCACTGAGGTAAATactgttttacactctgttactgAGAGACATGCTGCTCACACTCAAAGGCCgacaaacaggagctgtggacatgtattagtggagagatgtcagagtggggctgctgcaCAGCGGTTGGAGGTTTGAGAAGTACCCGGgagaagtgccctggcacctctacAGCTACCAgaaccaacttccatatttttggTCCAgaccaggacttgaactggcaacactccagttcccaacccacgTCCCAACAGACTGAGATTCTGCCTCTCCAGAACAGAATGACAACCTATTCCACGGTGAAAACCAACCCCAAGGTTCATCCTCGTTTCAGAAAAAtctttatccgcttggtgtttcgcctcactgtgattatattttctcgtCTTTGCTGTTACGTCCCTTTTCCGTCATATTCACTGGTTTAAATCACGTCCAAAAGCtcaattgtatccactcctgaACTCACCTGCGCTGccattggctgggggaaacacatCCACTCCCTGCTCAGAAACTAAATATCAAAATCCACACAGTCACAACCACACATGTATTGAGTGACATTAtggtaaaatggtaaatggactcaAGCTTGTATAGTCacctgactactcaaagctcctttacaccacatgtcacacctacacattcacacactgatggtagtgactgctgtgtaaagagaccatcaggagtaactaatcccattcatacaccgctgacgaagcagcgggagaaagTCAGGGTTAaatgttttgcccaaggacacatcggacatgttgctgcaggagctggggatcaaacccctgaccctCCGGTTAAGGGACGacgactccaccaactgagccacagccgccccatttGGAAAAGGAAATATTTTGGGAATTTAAATACAAGGAAAGGAAACAGAATCATCTGCTGTGAAGCTGTGAAACAGGTGATGTGAACACAGACGAGTCTGCCAACACTTAATATCCATTTACAACAATAAAGCACATTTGTGACATGGAGAGATTGTTAgatccaaaaataaataatgtaaaaatatgatGAGATAAACACTAAAGACTGACATTTTATCTCTACTTAGCaaattgttgtttcttttgtattctttgatttgtttttgtttttagtttttgaagtgtctttgttcatttgttgtttttaataatttatttaataaacTCAAAATGTGCATTGAAGCTTGAGTTATTTCTGCGGCCCCCtggaaaaat
Protein-coding regions in this window:
- the fgf4 gene encoding fibroblast growth factor 4 isoform X2, whose product is MAAARIAPLGLGMSRCVFFVFFSLHWKDKRREAAALTARPGMGSLSALRTVLVLALVVGLTGCAPGLNGTAERWEAMYSRSLARIPGEKREEMGRDSNYLQGIKRLRRLYCNVGIGFHIQVLPDGKIMGVHNENRHSLLEISPVERGVVTLLGVRSRLFVAMNRKGKLYGSLHFNNECKFKEKLLANNYNAYESAIYPKMYIGLSHF
- the fgf4 gene encoding fibroblast growth factor 4 isoform X1, which gives rise to MAAARIAPLGLGMSRCVFFVFFSLHWKDKRREAAALTARPGMGSLSALRTVLVLALVVGLTGCAPGLNGTAERWEAMYSRSLARIPGEKREEMGRDSNYLQGIKRLRRLYCNVGIGFHIQVLPDGKIMGVHNENRHSLLEISPVERGVVTLLGVRSRLFVAMNRKGKLYGSLHFNNECKFKEKLLANNYNAYESAIYPKMYIGLSKSGKTKRGNRVSPAMTVTHFLPRI